In Clostridium omnivorum, the DNA window GGAAACTTACCATATAATAATTCATGATTTTTAGAATACTCCTTCATAGAAGTCCCCACTACTGTAGCTGGAATTTTATTTTTTTTATACTCCACCGAATATTCTATAGGATTATACTTAGGAACCGCCTCTCTAACATATTGAAGATTCTTAAGTTCCTTCAATGCATTATCATTAAGTATTTTTTTCTTTTTCTTATCACTTTGATTAGAAAAATCATTCTGAATTACATTAATTGTATTTGCATCACTCATATTGCCAAGCTTACTCATTACAAACTTCTGAAACCCGCTGCCAAGTGAAACCAAAACAAAGATAGCTACACTTCCAATAACAACTCCTGTCATGGTAAGTATAGTTCTTCCTTTTCTCCTCCACATGTTGTTCCAAATATTTTGGATCAAATCAGATAGTTTCATTTTTAACCACCTAGCCCAAGCAGCCTTTTAAAGAAGGTTCCTATAGATGCAAAAAAGCCTTTTTTCTCCTTGCTGGCATCTTTTTTAACCCCATCAGTTGCCTTCACATTAAAATCCTTTGTTATGCTTCCATTTTTATTCATTTCATCCCTATAGGTTAATTCTACTTTTCCATCAATAGCTTCTCCCATAGCCATTTCATACTCATAGCTGTTTTCGTCTCCTGGCTCAAGAGTTCCAAAATACTTTGTTACTTTTTTATCATTAGCAGTAATATTGAGCATAACATCTGAAAGCGTTGCTTTTCCTGAGTTTACAAAGTTTAGCTTAAGCTTATTTTTCTTTTTTATTTTGTCTTCTTCTGTATCTAAAGATGTTATTAAAAGATTTGGTTTATTTGCAAGTACTATTCCAATAATCTTGTTATCTTCAAAATTATTATTGTACTTTTCTTTTCCTGCAATATTCACCACAAGATTATAGGCACCAACCTTAAGTTGAGAGTCCGCCATTAAATTTATGCTTACATCTGAGACCTTTCCTTTTCCTATGGATTCACAAAACATATCATTAGTTTTTCCTACAGGCGAAAAACCAGTTAGAGTATTTTTTCCTTCCATACTTACTAGCTTAACTATTACATTTTCTAAATCTCTTGTTCCTATATCCTTCAGTGTAAAGTTAAGTTTAAATTGCTGCCCAGGTTCTACTATTTCCGGTTCAGTCCACACCTTTTCTACTAAAATTGGTGATGCTAATGCCCGTACTTTAAAATTAGGTATCATTATAAGCATCAAAAATAGTAATATAAACGATACTTTTCTTTTCAAATTGCTCCCCCCATCACTTAGTTTAATATTAATCCATCCACAACTTTAATACTTCTATCTGCATAAGTACATACTTGCTGTGAATGTGTAACAACTAGAAAAGTTATAGAACTTTTTTTATTTAATTCCCTTAGAACTTCCATAACTTCCACACTATTTTTACTATCCAAATTCCCAGTTGGCTCATCGGCTAATATAACCTTAGGACTATTAACCAAAGCCCTAGCGATAGATACTCTTTGCTGCTGTCCCCCTGAAAGCTCTCCAGGTCTGTGCAAGACTCTATCCTTAAGCCCTACTCTTTCCAGCATATCCATAGCTATTTTTCTCCTCTTTTTCTTTTCAACACCTGCAAACATTAGAGGAAGCTCTACGTTTTCCAATGCAGTAAGCTGGGGCATTAGATTATATGCCTGGAAAACAAAGCCCATATGTTTTCTTCTGAATAAAGCTAATTGATTTTGGTTAAGCTTGTCAATTCTTTCCCCACAAATTAATATTTCACCAGTATTGCAGGGCATGAGTCCCCCTAGCACATTTAATAATGTTGATTTTCCTGAACCGGATTCACCTATTATAGTTACAAATTCCCCCCCCTCAACTTGAAGAGAAATGTCCTTTAATATGTCCATATTAACTTTGCCCATATTAAAGCTTTTACAAATGTTTTTAGCTTCTATTAATGACATGACCACCCACCCTTTTTACATTATATTGTTAAATATATACCAATTAATACATTATTTCAAGTTTAATGAAAATATTGTTCATTTTTACATTGAGTTTCAAAAAAATAAATAAGTGAAGTATATAACCTCACTTATATTAATGCATACATTTTTTTATTAACTTCCTTATACTTTTTTACCCTGCTCATTACTACATTCTTCTTTCCAATAAAGAACAATGGCATTCCTAATACTTCACACCCACCTATGAGCATATCTCTTTTTACCAAATCGCCTAAGTTATAGCAATAATAATGTTCTTCACCGCATAGGGGACATTTTAATTTAATACTTACTTCCTTATTTCTAACCAGCTTTACTTCTAAAGAGGGGAAACTACGAGCCAATTTTTCCATTTCAAAAATAGAAAAATCTTCAACATCATACTGTCCATATAAATTTTTTAAAGCAATACAAATATCAGTATTAAATATCATAACTCCACCTCCCTATATTTCTTTTCCATTCAAAGATATCATTAATCTCTAAACACCTTTATATTATAAAAAAGCAAAATAATTTATTATAACTTTTTTGATTTCAGATAAATAATTCTATAAAGTTTATTAAATTCCTTCAAAAAAAATGACCTTTTTTGTCAAATGGCACTATTTTTAATTCGACACTTCCATACTTTAGCATGTAAATGTTATCATAAAAATTGCATCATTAAATTATAAAAAAAGATTATAACTATGCAATTTTATACAAAGTCATAATCTATTTTTTTAACTATAAATATTGAATTTATATCATATTATTGACATAGGTATCATAAATGTCTAAGCACAACAAAATCTATATTTATCAAGCTTCTTTTATTATAAATTCAAAATGTAAATCCTTTGACGAGTCTATAAGGTATTCTTTATGAACTGGAGCTCCCCAGCTGTCATCTCCGCCTACTCCCATCTGCTTAGCAGCTATAGTTATAACTGTATAGTGTGGAATAGGAAGTTCATAATGATGAAGAGCGTTTTGCAATTCAAATGCTGTATAAGGCGAAACTCCAAGCTCATATGGACTTCCTAAGGCAGCTATTTCAATTCCAAAGCCTTTATCGTCCACTATTTTGGCCCACCTTACTCCTATGTGGTTACCGCTTTCCTGAGGTACAACATATTTAGATACATTTTGGTGAACTGATTTTTCATAAACTCCAAGCTTTGCACCATGGCATCGATCAGCATAGTTTTCCTCTGGGCCCATACCATACCACTGAAATTTATTATAATCCGCTGATAATCTCATTGCTACTCCAAATATGGGAAGTTCAGGTAGGCCTTCAGTACCTTTATAGTCACAGCTTACCTTAATTTCTCCATTTCCATATGCAGTATAATCAATTATTACCTTTGTTTCAGGTATTGTTGGCAGAGTGTATGTGTATGATACCGTAATGCTATTTGAATTTTCAATTACATGAACATTAGTGCAGCGCTGAAACATACTAGCATTAAGCCATTGTCCACATCTAAAACCATGACCATTTCCCTTATCATTATCAGTCATAGCTCTCCAATATATTGGCATTGGAACTCTTGTAATCAATTCTTTGCCACCATATCTTAGCGAAACCATTCCACCCTCTTGCTTTGAAAATAAAGCACTAAAATGCCTATTTTTCACACCTATATTTACATCACCATATATAATTTCAGGTTTTCCGAAATCACTAATAGCTCCTTCATCTTCTATTTTATAAACATATTGGTCATAGGCTATAGTATGCCCTTTTTCTGCCCATGCATTACTCTCACCCAGTTTAAAGGAAGCATTTACTGCATATTCACCCACCTTAATCACCTGCGGCATAATAAATTCAACATATTTCTTTTCACCAGCTTTTACAATAACCTCTAAGCAATTCTTGTAAATCTGCTTTCCATTAAAATCAAGAGAATATTCTAAATAATAATTAGAGGTATCTATAAACAGGTTTTTATTTCTTATGAATACTCCTCTTTTATCTACCTTTAGCTCAATATTTTGATAAAGCTTTTTAACTTCCTGTACCTTCGGAGAAGGTGACCTATCTGCATATACTATACCATTTCCACAGAAGTTGTAATCTGTAGGTCTATCATCAAAATCTCCTCCATAAGCCAAAAACTCCTTGCCAAATCTATCTTTTTTTATTATAAATTGATCTATAAAATCCCATATAAACCCGCCTTGATAAAGTTCGTATTTGTCCTCAAGCTCCACGTACTTGTGCATGGCTCCACAGGAGTTCCCCATGGCATGCATATACTCACAGCTTATATAAGGCTTTTCAGGATTATTATTTAAGTATTTTTCTATATCATTAACTTTAGCATACATTCTGCTTTCAATATCACTGGTGTCATTATATCTCCTATCATTAAATACACCTTCATAATGAACTAATCTAGATGCATCCTTCTTTCTAAAGTACTCAGACATTTTGTAAATATTTTCGCCTCCAAAGGATTCATTTCCACAGGACCAGATTAATATTGATGGATGGTTCTTATCCCTTTCAAACATGGAAGCTGCTCTATCTAATACTATATTAGTCCACTGAAAATCACTGTCAGGAATAGCCCAATCCGGCTTGATAGCGCCCATCTTCTGCCAAGAACCATGGGTCTCAAGGTTTGTTTCATCAATTAAATATATACCGTATTCATCGCAGAGTTCATACCAATAGCTTTGATTTGGATAATGACTTGTTCTAACTGCATTTATATTATTTTGTTTTAAAAATTTAATATCCCACAGCATATCTTCTTTAGTAATAGCCCTTCCTCTGCGGCAATTAAATTCATGCCTGTTTATTCCCTTAAACACAATCCTCTTTTCATTTAAATGCATAACTCTATTAATCATTTCAAATTTTCTAAATCCAACTTTTTGCGTAATAACCTCTACAACCTGGCCTCTTTCATTTTTAATATAAATATAAAGAGTATACAGATAAGGTCTTTCGGCGCTCCACAGCTCTATATCATCTACAGACAATTGAAGAGTCATCAAATTAGATATATTCACATTATCTACTGCTGCAACCACAGTGCTATTTTTATCCTGTAATTTTAGGAACATATAATTGTTCATTTCACCTGTGAGCTTTAAATTAACATTTAGCAATGCACTTTTATATTCTTTATCAAGGATTGTACTTACAAAAATATCCTGTACATGTGTTTTAGGAATAGCATACAAATATACTTCTCTAAATATGCCTGAAAAACGCCAAAAATCTTGGTCCTCAAGCCAGCTCCCTGTGGATCTTTTATACACCTCCACGGCCAACTTATTTTCGCCTTGTTTAATAAATGGAGTAAGATCAAACTCTGCTGGAGTAAAGCTATCCTCGCTGTATCCTACAAATTCACCGTTTAACCATAGGTAAAAAGCAGTTTCTACCCCTTGAAAGGAAATATATACAGGCTTATCTTTTAAACTGTCATCAAGAGTAAAATATTTAACATAGCTTCCAACAGGGTTGTATTCTTCAGATACTTGTGGTGGTCTAAGGTAGCTATGCCCATCCCAAGGATACATAGTATTTATATATTGTATTTTATCATAGCCTTGAAGCTGAATATGCCCTGGCACAAAAATATCCTCCCAGGAATTACATTCAAAATCTGTTTTATAAAAGTCTTTTACTCTAGACATAGCATTAAGAGCAAAATTAAACTTCCAATGTCCATTTAAGCTCTGCCTAAGGCACATCTCTCCGTTCTTTTCCTCTTCCAATGTTAAATAAAATTTATGATCGGAATGAGCATCAATTCTATTAACCTTAAAAACTGATGGATCAGAAAGCCATTCTAAACTTGGAGCATCATATCTCATTAACTAAAACCCTCCTAAATTATAATAAAGAGTTAATAGTTAGAACTGAATCTTAACTACTAACTCTTACTAAACGTTTTATTATATATGTTAGTAAAATTTTATCCTTTAACAGAACCTAGCATTCCTTCAACAAACTGCTTTTGCATTAAGAAGAAAACCAGTGCAGTTGGAAGTGTTGTTATTACAATTCCAGCCATTATCATACCATAATCTGGAGTATAGGATGAACTCATAGTTGAAATTATAAGCGGAGCAGTTCTTTTACTTGCAGTTTGTAATGTAATAAGAGGCCACATATAATTATTCCAGCTACTCATGAAAGTAATTATAGCAGCAGCTGCATAGGTAGATTTCATTGTTGGTACAAAAATCTTTATGAAAATTTGGAGCTCATTAAGGCCGTCAATACGCCCTGCTTCTAATATATCCTTAGGAAATGCCTTAGCATTTTGTCTAAAAAAGAATATCATAAACGCAGTTGATAAGCTAGGAATTATTACCGAAGCAGTTGTATTAAGCCCAAAAATCTTAAAATGACTAAACATTCTAAACAACGGTACCATTAATGAAGCAAAAGGAACCATCATAGATAATAATAATATATTGAATATTAAATCTCTAGTCTTGCTTCTATATATCTCAAAACCATATCCCGCTAAAGAGGATATTATAAGTGACAACACTGTTGTTATTAACGCAATCTTTGCAGAATTCCCCAAGGAACTTGCGAAGTTCAAATTATTAGAAAATAAATTTTTAACATTTTCAAACAAATATGTGCCAGGTATAAAGGATCCCCTTGTAACTTCTACAGATTTATTTGTCATACTTATAAGCATCCATATAAATGGAAATATTGAAAAAAATGATGCTACTATTAAAAATAAGTATTTAAGTATATTTATAGTCTTTTTCATTTATTATCACCTGCCACCTTAAATTGAATTAGTGATAATATAACAATCATAGCAACTATTGAATAGGAAACAGCTGCAGCATACCCAAAGTTAGGAGTATATTTAAAGCTCAGATTGTATATATATTGTGAAATAGATGTTGAGGCATTACCAGGTCCTCCTCCTGTTATATTCATTACTTCATCAAATAACTGCAGAGTACCTGAAGTTGAAGTAATAGTTGTAAATAAAATAATAGGCTTTAATAGAGGAACAGTGATATTAAAAAATTGCTTAGCAGCTGAAGCTCCATCTATCTTAGCAGCTTCATACACAGAGGGATCGATATTCTGTAGTCCTGCTAAATAAAATATCATATTATAACCTGTCCAACGCCAAGTTATTGCTATTATAATAGTAACCTTCGCCCATAAAGGACTAGTCATCCACTTTATTGGTTCTGAAACCAAATGTATATTCAATAGAATCTTATTCATGAGCCCATCATTAGCAAATAAGCTTTTAAATATGACAGAATAAGCTACTAGTGATGTTATGCACGGTAAAAATATGGCTGTTCTGAATAATCCTTTAGCTTTTAGATTTTTATCATTTAATAATACAGATATAAAGAGTGCTAACAAAATCATAATTGGAACTTGAACTATTAAATATATCAAAGTATTAAAAACAGCCTTTTTAAAGGTTTCATCTATAAATAGCCTCTTATAATTACTAATTCCTACATAGTGCAGATTACTTCCCGCACCGGATTTTAAGGAAATGATAAAAGCTTGTATCATGGGATAAAATACAAACACAAATATTGCTACAATACTTAGGATAGTAAAAGACCAGCCTAAAATATCATTTCTTCTGCTTAAAGCACCTTTTTTACTACTCAAAGTGTCTATCCCTCCTATTACTTATGAAATATACCTGTAATTTAATAGTAAATCGCTGTTTGACACGAAGCATTACTGTTGCAGTTAAATAATTTTATAGTCAAATAGCGATTTACTTTATTAATATTTAATTTATTTTCCTACTGCAGCTTCTGCTTGTTTTTGAGCATCTTTTAGTGTTGAATCTAAATCTGCATTTTTACTAACTATATTTTGTACAGCTCCAGTCATTATATCTTCAATGCTGTATGTGCTTGAACCATAATTAACAGCTGGTATTTTTGCTGACCAATTTGAAAAGTCTTGTAATACTACTTGTCCGCCATAGAATGCATTTGGCTTTTTATAGTTTTCAGTACTTGAAGCTGCTTTTAATGTACTTACAAGATTAATTTTATCTGATAATGTATTCATAAGATCTGTACTGCTTCCAAAGGTCTTAGCAAGGAAATCTACTGCTAAGTCTGAATCTCCAACTTTATCTAATACATACCAGCTTGAACCACCAAGATTTGAAGCATTAACTGAACTTGAAACAGACCCTAATTTTGGTATTGAGGTTACCGCCCATTTTCCGCTTTGATCCTGTGCTTTCATAACTGAGCTTGAAATCCAGCATCCTGTTGGAACAGAAGCTACATCACCTTTTTGGAACGCTGAAACAAAGTTATCCCAGCCTGTAATTGGCTTAACAATACCTGCACTCATAAGATTTTTCCATGTTTTTATTGATTCCTTTAAAGCTTGATTATCGGCTATATTTATAGTCTTACCATCTTCTTTTACATACCATGAACCAGCTGATTGCATCATTACTCTTATTAATCCTAAATCGCTTGGGTCTAAAGTTAGCATTGATTTTCCTGTCTTCGCCTTAACTGCTTTACCAATCTCTATAAACTTATCCCAGGTTAAGTTATTCATATCTTCTTTCTTATATCCAGCTTGTTCAATTAAATCTGTTCTATAGAATAATGCTGTTACTCCGCTGTCAAAAGGAAGTCCATATAACTTTCCATTTGAACTACATACCTTTACTTTATAGTCCATAAAGTCCTGTGCCTTAACCTTATCAGAAATACTCTTAAAGGAATCTGCATAAGCTGTTAAATAATTCTGTGCTCTATAATCCTCTATAAGTACTATATTAGGTAAACCTTCTTTTGAGTTTGCACTTAGGTTAGTGTTTAATTTTTGAACTATGTCATTTTGAGCCATCTCTACTACATCAACTTCAACATCTGGATGATCTTTTTGATAAATTTTCTTTGCTTCATTTGCTGCTACAATATTGAAGCTTCCATCCCATGCCCAAATTGTTAACTTCTTTTTTGAACTTTGTGATGTATTAGCGTTAGAATTCGAAGTACTATTACTCTTAGAGCATGCTGATAGACCTACAACTAATACTGCACTTAAAACAAGAGCCATTATTTTTTTTGCCTTCATTTTATTTCCCCCTAAAACTTTTTTAAACGTTTACTTACGTTTCTATACTCATTTTATCTGAAATTTCAAAAAACTAATATGATTATATTGCTATAAACTTGTGTAAGTTTAACATAAATATTTATAAGACAAAATAATAATTTTGTACTTTTTTTGTATTTTGGTAATTTTTTAATATATTTTATATCTATGCTCTTTTTAGCTATTTGCATTTGAAATTGTATAGCTATTCTTCTATAATTAATATAAAATAATTAAAATTAATTATATCCAATATATTATTCTATTAATGTTAAAGGATTTGGTATTGATGGACAATCTATGTAAAATTTTAATAGTCGATGATGAATATCTCTTAAGACAGGGTATAAAGCATCTTGTTGACTGGAAAAAAGAAGGTTTTGAAATAGTTGGAGAAGCCTCAAATGGAAAAGAAGCATTAGATTTAATTGAAACTCTGAAGCCACATATAATAATTTGTGATATAGTTATGCCTGTTATGGATGGTATAGCCTTAGTTAATGCGGTGAAGAACACATATCCTGACATTCAAATCATAATTTTAAGCGGATATAGTGATTTTGACTATGTAAAGGAGGCCTTTAAGCTTGGTATAAATGACTATATATTAAAACCAAAGCTAAATCCCGAAGAAGTTATAAAGCTTCTAAAGAATATTGTTAGTAAAATTCCAAATCTAGAGCTTTTAACTGATGGAAGTAACGCCTTAAATATAAATAATGAGCTCAGTAAGCTTATTTCAGGCTTTAATATTTCCTTAACTTCTTCAGAAGCCTCTGAATTTTTCCCCAATGAAAGCTTTATGCTTATGGGTAGTAATATAAAAAATTTGGCTGAAAAAAATTCTATAAGTGTTTTAAGCCTAAAAACTTACTTACGTAAAGCTGTGAAAAATTATTTAAAGGATTTCGTCTTTTATGAAATCGATATCTATAAAGACATTTACTTGATTATTATTAATTTTCAAAAGGAAAGTTATCCAGAAATAATTAGAAACATAGAGAATATGATTACTTATGTTTCATCTAGATATTCAGATATTTATTACGCCTTAGGTGACGTCTTTAATTCCATAGGCTTACTTCAAGATAACTATAATCAAAGTTTAAAACCTATTTTTTTATATAAGTTTTTTTTCAAGGATAAAAAGCTGCTTTCTTATGAAGATTTACCTAAGGATAATTATAAGGTTAAATTTGATTTTAAGTATTATTCTGATCAGATTTACATGCTTAATATACCTGCTGCTATTGATTACTTAAAAAGGTATATATCAAATTGCATAAAAACGTGCTCTTTAAATGAATTAGAGTTAAAAACCCTTTTTCAAAATGCCCTATATAACATAATAAACATACTAGAAGAACTTAATTTTAATGTGGAAGCAATGAATAATTCAAAAATAGAGTATTTTCAAATGATTGATGAAACTACCAGTACAAACGAACTTTTATTACTTTTAGATAATATTGAACAAGAAATAATTCGATTATTATATAATAACTCAATTCCAAAGAGCGATAAAATAATGAACCGAATACTGCAGTATATTTCAAATCACTATAAGGAACAAATTTCCTTAAAAGAAATTGCTGACGAATTCCATTTTAATTATTATTATTTATCATCATATTTTGGCTCTCATATTCCTGAGGGGTTTTCTGAATACCTTAATAAAATTCGTGTAGAAAAAGCTTTAGAACTCTTAAGGAATATAGATATCCCCGT includes these proteins:
- a CDS encoding ABC transporter ATP-binding protein, whose translation is MSLIEAKNICKSFNMGKVNMDILKDISLQVEGGEFVTIIGESGSGKSTLLNVLGGLMPCNTGEILICGERIDKLNQNQLALFRRKHMGFVFQAYNLMPQLTALENVELPLMFAGVEKKKRRKIAMDMLERVGLKDRVLHRPGELSGGQQQRVSIARALVNSPKVILADEPTGNLDSKNSVEVMEVLRELNKKSSITFLVVTHSQQVCTYADRSIKVVDGLILN
- a CDS encoding glycoside hydrolase family 2 TIM barrel-domain containing protein, which codes for MRYDAPSLEWLSDPSVFKVNRIDAHSDHKFYLTLEEEKNGEMCLRQSLNGHWKFNFALNAMSRVKDFYKTDFECNSWEDIFVPGHIQLQGYDKIQYINTMYPWDGHSYLRPPQVSEEYNPVGSYVKYFTLDDSLKDKPVYISFQGVETAFYLWLNGEFVGYSEDSFTPAEFDLTPFIKQGENKLAVEVYKRSTGSWLEDQDFWRFSGIFREVYLYAIPKTHVQDIFVSTILDKEYKSALLNVNLKLTGEMNNYMFLKLQDKNSTVVAAVDNVNISNLMTLQLSVDDIELWSAERPYLYTLYIYIKNERGQVVEVITQKVGFRKFEMINRVMHLNEKRIVFKGINRHEFNCRRGRAITKEDMLWDIKFLKQNNINAVRTSHYPNQSYWYELCDEYGIYLIDETNLETHGSWQKMGAIKPDWAIPDSDFQWTNIVLDRAASMFERDKNHPSILIWSCGNESFGGENIYKMSEYFRKKDASRLVHYEGVFNDRRYNDTSDIESRMYAKVNDIEKYLNNNPEKPYISCEYMHAMGNSCGAMHKYVELEDKYELYQGGFIWDFIDQFIIKKDRFGKEFLAYGGDFDDRPTDYNFCGNGIVYADRSPSPKVQEVKKLYQNIELKVDKRGVFIRNKNLFIDTSNYYLEYSLDFNGKQIYKNCLEVIVKAGEKKYVEFIMPQVIKVGEYAVNASFKLGESNAWAEKGHTIAYDQYVYKIEDEGAISDFGKPEIIYGDVNIGVKNRHFSALFSKQEGGMVSLRYGGKELITRVPMPIYWRAMTDNDKGNGHGFRCGQWLNASMFQRCTNVHVIENSNSITVSYTYTLPTIPETKVIIDYTAYGNGEIKVSCDYKGTEGLPELPIFGVAMRLSADYNKFQWYGMGPEENYADRCHGAKLGVYEKSVHQNVSKYVVPQESGNHIGVRWAKIVDDKGFGIEIAALGSPYELGVSPYTAFELQNALHHYELPIPHYTVITIAAKQMGVGGDDSWGAPVHKEYLIDSSKDLHFEFIIKEA
- a CDS encoding carbohydrate ABC transporter permease, with protein sequence MKKTINILKYLFLIVASFFSIFPFIWMLISMTNKSVEVTRGSFIPGTYLFENVKNLFSNNLNFASSLGNSAKIALITTVLSLIISSLAGYGFEIYRSKTRDLIFNILLLSMMVPFASLMVPLFRMFSHFKIFGLNTTASVIIPSLSTAFMIFFFRQNAKAFPKDILEAGRIDGLNELQIFIKIFVPTMKSTYAAAAIITFMSSWNNYMWPLITLQTASKRTAPLIISTMSSSYTPDYGMIMAGIVITTLPTALVFFLMQKQFVEGMLGSVKG
- a CDS encoding carbohydrate ABC transporter permease, with amino-acid sequence MSSKKGALSRRNDILGWSFTILSIVAIFVFVFYPMIQAFIISLKSGAGSNLHYVGISNYKRLFIDETFKKAVFNTLIYLIVQVPIMILLALFISVLLNDKNLKAKGLFRTAIFLPCITSLVAYSVIFKSLFANDGLMNKILLNIHLVSEPIKWMTSPLWAKVTIIIAITWRWTGYNMIFYLAGLQNIDPSVYEAAKIDGASAAKQFFNITVPLLKPIILFTTITSTSGTLQLFDEVMNITGGGPGNASTSISQYIYNLSFKYTPNFGYAAAVSYSIVAMIVILSLIQFKVAGDNK
- a CDS encoding ABC transporter substrate-binding protein — its product is MKAKKIMALVLSAVLVVGLSACSKSNSTSNSNANTSQSSKKKLTIWAWDGSFNIVAANEAKKIYQKDHPDVEVDVVEMAQNDIVQKLNTNLSANSKEGLPNIVLIEDYRAQNYLTAYADSFKSISDKVKAQDFMDYKVKVCSSNGKLYGLPFDSGVTALFYRTDLIEQAGYKKEDMNNLTWDKFIEIGKAVKAKTGKSMLTLDPSDLGLIRVMMQSAGSWYVKEDGKTINIADNQALKESIKTWKNLMSAGIVKPITGWDNFVSAFQKGDVASVPTGCWISSSVMKAQDQSGKWAVTSIPKLGSVSSSVNASNLGGSSWYVLDKVGDSDLAVDFLAKTFGSSTDLMNTLSDKINLVSTLKAASSTENYKKPNAFYGGQVVLQDFSNWSAKIPAVNYGSSTYSIEDIMTGAVQNIVSKNADLDSTLKDAQKQAEAAVGK
- a CDS encoding response regulator transcription factor; translation: MLKDLVLMDNLCKILIVDDEYLLRQGIKHLVDWKKEGFEIVGEASNGKEALDLIETLKPHIIICDIVMPVMDGIALVNAVKNTYPDIQIIILSGYSDFDYVKEAFKLGINDYILKPKLNPEEVIKLLKNIVSKIPNLELLTDGSNALNINNELSKLISGFNISLTSSEASEFFPNESFMLMGSNIKNLAEKNSISVLSLKTYLRKAVKNYLKDFVFYEIDIYKDIYLIIINFQKESYPEIIRNIENMITYVSSRYSDIYYALGDVFNSIGLLQDNYNQSLKPIFLYKFFFKDKKLLSYEDLPKDNYKVKFDFKYYSDQIYMLNIPAAIDYLKRYISNCIKTCSLNELELKTLFQNALYNIINILEELNFNVEAMNNSKIEYFQMIDETTSTNELLLLLDNIEQEIIRLLYNNSIPKSDKIMNRILQYISNHYKEQISLKEIADEFHFNYYYLSSYFGSHIPEGFSEYLNKIRVEKALELLRNIDIPVSEISFMVGYTDPSYFSKVFKKFTKTTPSKFRRNITSGTRGHYE